A stretch of Bradyrhizobium sp. CCBAU 53338 DNA encodes these proteins:
- the trxA gene encoding thioredoxin, with amino-acid sequence MAVGKVSDTDFEAEVLKANGPVVVDFWAEWCGPCRMIAPALDEIAGAMGDKVKIVKLNVDESPKTASKYGVMSIPTLMIFKGGEMASRQVGAAPKAKLQQWITSAV; translated from the coding sequence ATGGCCGTTGGCAAGGTTTCCGACACCGATTTCGAAGCCGAAGTGCTCAAGGCGAACGGCCCTGTCGTCGTCGATTTCTGGGCCGAGTGGTGCGGCCCCTGCCGCATGATCGCACCCGCCCTCGACGAGATCGCCGGCGCGATGGGCGACAAGGTCAAGATCGTGAAGCTCAACGTCGACGAGAGCCCGAAGACCGCGTCGAAGTATGGCGTGATGTCGATCCCGACCCTGATGATCTTCAAGGGCGGCGAGATGGCGTCCCGCCAGGTCGGCGCTGCGCCGAAGGCGAAGCTCCAGCAGTGGATCACCTCCGCAGTCTGA
- a CDS encoding nucleotidyltransferase family protein gives MSVKPTKAMVLAAGFGLRMRPLTDKMPKPMVPVAGQPLLDHVLDKLGQAGVTDAVVNVHYLPDQIIQHTATRQHPRVTISDERDQVLGTGGGVVKALPLLGDAPFFHVNSDTLWIDGVRSNLTRLAENFDPASMDILLLMAPTATSIGYSGRGDYGMLPDGSLRKRKEKEIVPFVYAGAAILSPKIFEGAPQGEFSLTKMFDRANEQERLFGLRLDGVWMHVGTPDAVQAAEEAFLESVA, from the coding sequence ATGTCCGTCAAACCGACCAAAGCCATGGTGCTCGCCGCAGGGTTCGGCCTGCGCATGCGTCCGCTGACGGACAAGATGCCGAAGCCGATGGTGCCGGTGGCCGGCCAGCCGCTGCTCGACCACGTGCTCGACAAGCTCGGCCAGGCCGGCGTCACCGACGCGGTCGTCAACGTGCACTATCTGCCGGACCAGATCATCCAGCACACCGCAACGCGCCAGCACCCGCGCGTGACCATCTCGGACGAGCGCGACCAGGTGCTCGGCACCGGCGGCGGCGTGGTCAAGGCGCTGCCGCTGCTCGGCGATGCGCCGTTCTTCCACGTCAATTCCGACACGCTGTGGATCGACGGCGTCCGCTCCAACCTGACGCGGCTCGCGGAAAATTTCGACCCTGCAAGCATGGACATCCTGCTGCTGATGGCGCCGACGGCGACCAGCATCGGCTATAGCGGCCGCGGCGATTACGGCATGCTGCCGGACGGGAGCCTGCGCAAGCGCAAGGAAAAAGAGATCGTCCCGTTCGTCTATGCGGGCGCGGCCATCCTGTCGCCGAAGATCTTCGAAGGCGCGCCGCAGGGCGAGTTCTCGCTGACGAAGATGTTCGACCGCGCCAATGAGCAGGAGCGCCTGTTCGGCCTCCGCCTCGACGGCGTCTGGATGCATGTCGGCACGCCCGACGCAGTCCAGGCCGCGGAAGAGGCGTTCCTGGAGAGCGTCGCGTAA
- the tsaE gene encoding tRNA (adenosine(37)-N6)-threonylcarbamoyltransferase complex ATPase subunit type 1 TsaE: MSEPTKLSVALVNETATAQLMADLALLVGPGDTITLTGDLGAGKTAAARSLIRYLAGDDELEVPSPTFTLVQGYELAAFAVMHADLYRVEDESELEEIGLSPLPDATLVLIEWPERAPSAMPEDRIDIALTHRPALGSNARAADITGYGKSAATVARLKTLREFLEVSGYIDATRKRMAGDASTRSYARLIRDDGVVILMNSPQRPDGAAIYNGKSYSAAVHLAENIKPFVAVDEGLRAAGISAPKIHHFDLDHGFLISEDFGSEGVIEGDPPRPITERYEAATDVLAALHGKTLPETLPLDGQAYTIPAWDTDALLIEIGLMPEWYLPDRNAPLSDERRAEFFAMWRELLKKPLAAPKTWIIRDYHSPNLIWLADRTGMARVGVIDFQDTVLGPHSYDVVSLLQDARIDVPETLELTLLSRYIKARRTDDASFDAAGFAELYAIMSAQRNTRLLGTFARLNRRDGKPHYLRHQPRIWTYLQRSLAHPALAHLRDWYIANVPPPRS, encoded by the coding sequence ATGAGCGAGCCCACCAAACTCTCCGTCGCGCTTGTCAACGAGACGGCCACCGCGCAATTGATGGCCGATCTCGCTTTGCTGGTCGGTCCCGGCGACACCATCACGCTGACAGGCGATCTCGGCGCCGGCAAGACGGCCGCGGCCCGCAGCCTGATCCGCTATCTCGCCGGCGACGACGAGCTGGAAGTGCCGAGCCCGACCTTCACGCTGGTGCAGGGCTACGAGCTCGCAGCCTTTGCGGTGATGCATGCCGATCTCTATCGCGTCGAGGACGAGAGCGAACTCGAGGAGATCGGGCTGTCGCCGCTGCCGGACGCGACGCTGGTTCTGATCGAATGGCCCGAGCGTGCGCCGTCCGCGATGCCGGAAGATCGCATCGACATCGCCCTGACGCATCGCCCTGCGCTCGGCTCGAATGCACGCGCCGCCGACATCACAGGTTACGGCAAGAGCGCGGCGACGGTTGCGCGGCTGAAGACGCTGCGCGAATTCCTCGAAGTGTCGGGCTATATCGATGCGACGCGCAAGCGCATGGCCGGAGACGCCTCGACGCGCTCCTATGCGCGGCTGATCCGCGACGACGGCGTCGTCATCCTCATGAACTCGCCGCAGCGCCCCGACGGCGCCGCGATCTACAATGGCAAGTCCTACAGCGCCGCGGTGCATCTGGCGGAAAACATCAAGCCGTTCGTCGCCGTGGACGAAGGCCTGCGCGCCGCGGGGATCTCGGCGCCGAAGATCCATCATTTCGATCTCGACCACGGCTTCCTGATCTCGGAGGATTTCGGCAGCGAAGGCGTGATCGAAGGCGATCCGCCGCGGCCGATCACGGAGCGCTATGAGGCCGCGACCGACGTGCTGGCCGCGCTGCACGGCAAGACGCTGCCGGAAACGCTGCCGCTGGACGGGCAGGCCTACACCATTCCCGCTTGGGACACCGACGCGCTGCTGATTGAAATCGGTCTGATGCCGGAATGGTATCTGCCCGACCGCAACGCGCCGCTGAGCGACGAGAGGCGCGCGGAATTCTTTGCGATGTGGCGCGAGCTGCTGAAGAAGCCGCTCGCCGCACCGAAAACCTGGATCATCCGCGACTACCACTCGCCCAATCTGATCTGGCTTGCGGATCGGACCGGCATGGCGCGCGTCGGCGTGATCGACTTCCAGGACACCGTGCTCGGGCCGCACTCCTATGACGTGGTGTCGCTGCTTCAGGACGCGCGCATCGACGTGCCTGAGACCCTCGAGCTGACGCTGCTGTCGCGCTACATCAAGGCGCGCCGCACCGATGATGCGAGCTTCGATGCGGCCGGCTTCGCCGAGCTCTATGCCATCATGTCGGCGCAGCGCAACACGCGTCTGCTCGGCACCTTCGCCCGGCTCAACCGCCGCGACGGCAAGCCGCATTACCTGCGCCACCAGCCGCGGATCTGGACCTATCTCCAGCGCTCCCTCGCCCATCCCGCGCTCGCGCATCTGCGCGACTGGTACATCGCAAACGTGCCGCCGCCGCGATCCTGA
- the addA gene encoding double-strand break repair helicase AddA has protein sequence MVKAPRPIPDEVRARQARASDPTASAFVSANAGSGKTHVLVQRVIRLLLSGVPPEKILCITFTKAAAANMAERVFTTLGQWVTLDDAGLDAAIRAVGIPHPDRKLRREARKLFACALETPGGLKVQTIHALCTRLLQQFPFEANVPARFAVMDDRDQTDMMERANLKVFLEAAREPDSVTGRALLTAMASAADVTFKEVVREACLSRDHFMAWTDEAGNAGAAAEQMAAVLGVDANDRIDDVESEILDGPFLPRSRWDDIAFALEDGSKSDNDQASRLREAKAFSSAAQVDAYLSVFLTDDKLPRKAVLTKKFGEHNPSVARLFENEALRISELVEKRRALTVRDRTAALLHIATAAAANYRREKQERGLLDYDDLIDKTLAMLDRISSGWVHYKLDRGVDHVLIDEAQDTSPRQWDIVAHIISEFTAGEGAREGLNRTVFAVGDEKQSIFSFQGAAPHEFDARRRELHRKFTAAGLKFDPVAFTYSFRSGAAILHSVDHVFRDPAIYKSIHSIEIGHPLHNALADAGPSVIELWDLAEADDRQEIEGWRAPFDGVAVTSPEVKLARRIQAEIKRLVESGTLTGHEGERRPLRYGDMLILVRRRGNAFDAVIQALKHAGVPVAGADRLKLTEHIAIIDLMNLADALLLPQDDLALAVALKSPLFGLDDDDLFQLAHDRRGSLRRALGEHAAESEKFATVLRRLEACEIRAREETPFAFYAWLLGGDGGRARILRRLGFEANDALDEFLELALNCERKAPASLQGFMAWLRSADTEVKRDMEITRDEVRVMTVHGAKGLEASVVFMIDTTSSPADSQRVRLIQVPRGNGGEVVVWAGRKADDPKPVADARKAMLEETEDEYRRLLYVAMTRAADRLIVGGCMPGNMKTVRKLSWYDLVDTGLSGSGLDRQTIETPLGKVIRFSRPEDVAALGAPATTVAHSITLPDWLRTPAPREIIEEDPVRPSGHSAEDGRSVRSGESVQSRALALQRGTLVHRLLQSLPDIAAERRREAALGFMARNAADWTEADRTALAENVLGLIAEPRFAPVFAAGSRAEVAVVGKLDRPGRPPALVSGQIDRLVVTPDEVLIVDFKTNQTAPRSATDAPAAYVRQLALYRAVLSRLYPQKPIRAVLLWTEALEYMEISAPALDAALASLHLGVSVLDPARGRS, from the coding sequence ATGGTAAAGGCGCCCCGCCCCATCCCGGACGAAGTGCGTGCGCGGCAGGCGCGCGCATCCGATCCGACCGCGTCGGCCTTCGTGTCGGCCAACGCCGGCTCGGGCAAGACTCATGTGCTGGTGCAGCGCGTGATCCGCCTGCTGCTGTCAGGGGTGCCGCCGGAAAAGATCCTCTGCATCACCTTCACCAAGGCCGCCGCCGCCAACATGGCCGAGCGCGTGTTCACCACGCTTGGCCAGTGGGTGACGCTCGACGATGCCGGGCTCGATGCCGCGATCCGCGCCGTCGGTATTCCGCACCCGGACCGAAAACTGCGCCGCGAGGCGCGAAAGCTGTTTGCCTGCGCACTGGAGACACCGGGCGGGTTGAAGGTGCAGACCATCCACGCGCTGTGCACACGCCTGCTCCAGCAATTCCCGTTCGAGGCCAATGTGCCGGCGCGCTTCGCAGTCATGGACGACCGCGACCAGACCGACATGATGGAACGCGCCAATCTGAAGGTGTTCTTGGAGGCCGCGCGCGAACCCGACAGCGTCACCGGCCGCGCGCTGCTGACCGCGATGGCGAGTGCGGCCGACGTCACCTTCAAGGAGGTGGTGCGCGAGGCTTGTCTGAGCCGTGACCATTTCATGGCCTGGACCGATGAGGCCGGCAATGCGGGCGCGGCCGCCGAGCAGATGGCAGCCGTGCTGGGCGTCGATGCGAACGACCGCATCGACGACGTCGAGAGCGAGATTCTCGATGGTCCGTTCCTGCCGCGGTCACGCTGGGACGACATCGCCTTTGCATTGGAGGACGGCAGCAAGTCCGACAACGACCAGGCCAGCCGCCTCCGCGAGGCGAAGGCCTTCTCCAGCGCGGCGCAGGTCGATGCTTATCTGTCCGTCTTCCTCACCGACGACAAGCTGCCGCGCAAGGCGGTGCTGACCAAGAAGTTCGGCGAGCACAATCCCTCCGTCGCGCGCCTGTTCGAGAACGAAGCGCTGCGCATCAGTGAACTGGTCGAGAAGCGCCGCGCGTTGACCGTACGTGACCGCACCGCGGCTCTCCTGCATATCGCGACCGCCGCTGCCGCGAACTACCGCCGCGAAAAGCAAGAGCGCGGGCTGCTCGACTACGACGATCTCATCGACAAGACGTTGGCGATGCTCGACCGCATCTCCTCGGGCTGGGTCCATTACAAGCTCGACCGCGGCGTCGATCACGTGCTGATCGACGAGGCCCAGGATACCAGCCCGCGGCAATGGGACATCGTCGCGCATATCATCTCCGAGTTCACGGCCGGCGAAGGCGCGCGCGAGGGGTTGAACCGCACGGTCTTCGCCGTCGGCGACGAGAAGCAATCGATCTTCTCGTTCCAGGGCGCGGCGCCCCACGAATTCGACGCGCGCCGGCGCGAGCTGCATCGAAAGTTCACCGCAGCGGGGCTGAAGTTCGATCCTGTTGCCTTCACTTACTCGTTCCGCTCGGGCGCCGCGATCCTGCATTCGGTCGACCACGTCTTCCGCGATCCCGCGATCTACAAGAGCATCCATTCGATCGAGATCGGCCATCCCCTGCACAATGCGCTCGCTGACGCCGGTCCCAGCGTGATCGAGCTATGGGATCTCGCCGAAGCCGACGATCGGCAGGAGATCGAGGGCTGGCGTGCGCCGTTCGATGGCGTCGCCGTCACCAGTCCGGAGGTCAAGCTCGCGCGCCGTATCCAGGCCGAGATCAAGCGGCTGGTCGAGAGCGGCACGCTGACCGGACATGAAGGCGAGCGGCGACCCCTGCGGTACGGCGACATGCTGATCCTGGTGCGCCGGCGCGGCAACGCGTTCGACGCGGTGATCCAGGCGCTGAAGCACGCTGGCGTCCCCGTCGCCGGTGCCGACCGGCTCAAGCTGACCGAGCACATCGCCATCATCGACCTGATGAACCTCGCCGACGCGCTGCTGCTGCCGCAGGACGATCTCGCGCTGGCGGTGGCGCTGAAGAGCCCGCTGTTCGGTCTCGACGACGACGACCTGTTTCAGTTGGCGCATGATCGCAGGGGATCGCTGCGTCGCGCGCTCGGCGAGCATGCCGCCGAAAGCGAGAAATTCGCGACCGTGCTGCGGCGCCTGGAAGCCTGCGAGATTCGTGCGCGCGAGGAAACGCCCTTCGCGTTCTACGCCTGGCTGCTCGGCGGTGACGGCGGCCGCGCGCGCATCCTGCGCCGGCTCGGCTTTGAAGCCAACGATGCGCTCGACGAATTTCTGGAGCTGGCGCTGAACTGCGAGCGCAAGGCACCGGCCTCGCTGCAAGGTTTCATGGCCTGGCTGCGCTCCGCCGACACCGAGGTGAAGCGCGACATGGAGATCACGCGCGACGAGGTGCGGGTGATGACGGTGCACGGCGCCAAGGGCCTCGAGGCTTCCGTCGTGTTCATGATCGACACCACATCGTCGCCCGCGGACTCGCAGCGGGTCCGGCTGATCCAGGTGCCGCGCGGCAATGGCGGCGAGGTGGTCGTGTGGGCCGGCCGCAAGGCGGACGATCCAAAACCCGTCGCAGACGCGCGCAAGGCGATGCTGGAGGAGACCGAGGACGAATATCGCCGCCTGCTCTATGTCGCGATGACGCGCGCAGCCGATCGTCTGATCGTCGGCGGCTGCATGCCCGGCAATATGAAGACGGTCCGCAAGCTGAGCTGGTACGATCTCGTCGACACCGGGCTATCGGGCTCTGGCCTGGACAGGCAGACGATCGAGACCCCGCTCGGCAAGGTCATCCGGTTCTCCCGGCCGGAGGATGTCGCGGCGCTGGGCGCGCCCGCGACCACAGTGGCGCATTCGATCACCCTGCCGGACTGGCTGCGGACGCCGGCACCGCGCGAAATCATCGAGGAGGATCCGGTGCGCCCCTCCGGCCATTCGGCCGAGGACGGCCGCAGCGTGCGATCGGGCGAATCGGTGCAGTCGCGCGCGCTGGCGCTGCAGCGGGGCACGCTGGTGCACCGGCTGCTGCAATCCCTTCCCGACATCGCCGCCGAGCGTCGGCGCGAGGCCGCGCTCGGCTTCATGGCGCGCAATGCCGCCGACTGGACCGAGGCCGACCGCACCGCGCTGGCTGAAAACGTGCTCGGCTTGATCGCCGAGCCGCGCTTTGCCCCGGTCTTTGCCGCCGGCAGCCGGGCCGAAGTCGCCGTCGTCGGCAAGCTCGACCGGCCGGGCCGCCCGCCGGCGCTGGTGTCCGGTCAGATCGACCGGCTGGTGGTGACGCCGGACGAGGTCCTGATCGTCGATTTCAAGACCAACCAGACCGCGCCCAGAAGTGCCACTGATGCGCCTGCCGCCTATGTCCGGCAGCTGGCGCTGTACCGGGCGGTGCTTTCAAGGCTTTATCCCCAAAAGCCCATCCGCGCCGTCCTGCTCTGGACCGAGGCCCTTGAATATATGGAGATTTCAGCCCCCGCGCTGGACGCGGCGCTGGCATCCCTTCATCTCGGTGTGAGCGTCCTTGACCCGGCAAGGGGCCGTTCATAG
- the addB gene encoding double-strand break repair protein AddB: MRVFSVPLSVPFLRTIVAALLDGRLVDGFEARKEPARLADATLYLPTRRAMRVVREIFLDEMAADAVVLPRIVALGDIDEDELAFADEGEQFSGATPLDIPPRLGELERRLTLAQLVAAWAKGPVLAPLVVGGPASTLALAGDLARLIDDMVTRGVAWSALDGLVPDMLDRYWQHSLEFLRIARIAWPNHLAEINRIEPAARRDLLIAAEAKRLTAHPHGPVIAAGSTGSMPATAKFLHAVASLPHGAVVLPGLDTDLDDDAWRTIGGVRDSLGKFAEHPASNHPQYAMHALLDRFGIKRSDVEILQPPADGGRDLLASESMRPSANTEVWHDRLKQPDVAAKIAGGMTNLAVVEAPNPEMEALAIAIAMREAQHLDKSAALVTPDRALARRVIAALTRWDLAFDDSGGDVLMETSAGVFARQAAEAATRGLEPPTLLAMLKHPLCRLGRAPGAWKLAIEGLELAVLRGPRPPAGTGGLLREFNRFREELAKLWRKEVSALHAAEPRARLEAEDLDRIQALIEALQKALAPIESLASSRPFDFAELAHRHREIMIELSRDEQGIPLAFEEREGLALAGAFDDLLRGGTTSGLMVTLPDYAELFQTAFSDRAVRRRDKPGARLQIYGPLESRLMQADRVIIGGLIEGVWPPAPRIDPWLSRPMRHELGLDLPERRIGLSAHDFAQLLGGGEVILTHSAKAGGAPAVASRFLHRLEAVAGDDLWKAAVRAGQKYLQFAGALDQPAKVEPIEQPEPRPPRATRPLRMSVTAIEDWLRDPYTIYAKYILRLDALDPVDMPLSAADRGSAIHDALGEFTETFATRLPDDPARVLRAIGERYFAPLMERPEARALWWPRFQRIAQWFGEWETARRDAIEAITAETRGEISIPLDSERSFKLTARADRIERRQGGGYAILDYKTGQPPTGKQVRMGLSPQLTLEAAILREGGFPDIDAGASVSQLVYVRLSGNNPPGEERILELKYKPGDEPQPPDTAAAEARAKLEALIRAFDDPNQPYTSLNLPMWTNRYGAYDDLARIKEWSAAGGLGIEEW; the protein is encoded by the coding sequence ATGCGCGTTTTCAGCGTTCCCCTCTCAGTTCCGTTCCTGCGCACCATCGTCGCGGCCCTGCTCGACGGGCGGCTGGTCGACGGATTCGAGGCGCGCAAGGAACCGGCGCGGCTGGCGGACGCCACGCTCTATCTGCCGACGCGGCGCGCCATGCGCGTCGTCCGCGAGATCTTCCTCGACGAAATGGCCGCGGACGCCGTGGTGCTGCCGCGCATCGTCGCGCTCGGCGACATCGACGAGGACGAGCTGGCCTTTGCCGACGAAGGCGAGCAGTTTTCCGGCGCAACGCCGCTCGACATTCCGCCGCGGCTCGGCGAGCTGGAGCGGCGGCTGACGCTGGCGCAACTCGTCGCCGCCTGGGCCAAGGGCCCGGTGCTGGCGCCGCTGGTGGTCGGCGGGCCCGCGTCGACGCTGGCATTGGCCGGCGACCTCGCCCGCCTGATCGACGACATGGTGACGCGCGGCGTCGCGTGGAGCGCGCTCGACGGCCTCGTGCCTGACATGCTCGATCGCTACTGGCAGCACTCGCTCGAATTCCTGCGCATCGCCCGCATCGCCTGGCCCAATCATCTCGCGGAGATCAACCGCATCGAGCCCGCGGCACGGCGCGATCTCCTGATCGCGGCGGAAGCCAAACGCCTGACTGCGCATCCGCATGGACCCGTGATCGCAGCCGGCTCCACCGGTTCGATGCCGGCCACCGCAAAGTTCTTGCATGCGGTCGCCTCGCTGCCGCACGGCGCCGTGGTGCTGCCGGGCCTCGACACCGATCTCGACGACGACGCCTGGCGGACGATCGGCGGCGTGCGCGATTCGCTCGGCAAGTTCGCGGAGCATCCGGCGTCGAATCATCCGCAATATGCGATGCATGCGCTGCTGGATCGCTTCGGCATCAAGCGCAGCGACGTCGAGATCCTGCAGCCGCCGGCGGACGGTGGCCGCGATCTGCTCGCGTCCGAATCGATGCGGCCGTCGGCGAACACGGAAGTCTGGCACGACCGCCTGAAGCAACCTGACGTCGCCGCGAAGATCGCGGGGGGCATGACAAATCTCGCAGTCGTCGAGGCGCCCAATCCGGAAATGGAAGCGCTCGCGATCGCCATCGCGATGCGCGAGGCGCAGCATCTCGACAAATCAGCGGCGCTGGTGACGCCGGATCGTGCGCTGGCGCGGCGCGTGATCGCCGCGCTGACCCGATGGGATCTCGCCTTCGACGATTCCGGCGGCGACGTGCTGATGGAAACCTCCGCGGGCGTGTTTGCACGGCAGGCGGCCGAGGCTGCGACCAGGGGACTGGAACCACCGACGCTGCTGGCGATGCTGAAGCATCCGCTGTGCCGGCTCGGCCGTGCGCCCGGCGCGTGGAAGCTGGCGATCGAGGGGCTCGAGCTCGCAGTCCTGCGCGGCCCGCGCCCGCCTGCGGGCACGGGTGGCCTGCTGCGCGAATTCAACCGCTTTCGCGAGGAGCTGGCCAAGCTCTGGCGCAAGGAGGTTTCTGCGCTGCACGCCGCCGAACCTCGCGCACGCCTCGAGGCCGAGGATCTCGATCGCATCCAGGCGCTGATCGAGGCCTTGCAGAAGGCCTTGGCTCCGATCGAGAGCCTGGCGTCGTCGAGGCCGTTCGACTTCGCCGAGCTCGCACATCGGCATCGCGAGATCATGATCGAGCTGTCGCGCGACGAGCAGGGCATCCCGCTCGCCTTCGAGGAGCGCGAAGGCCTCGCGCTCGCCGGCGCCTTCGACGATCTCCTGCGCGGTGGCACCACCAGCGGCTTGATGGTGACGCTGCCCGACTATGCCGAACTGTTCCAGACCGCGTTCAGCGACCGCGCGGTGCGTCGGCGCGACAAGCCCGGCGCGCGCCTGCAGATCTACGGCCCGCTGGAATCGCGCCTGATGCAGGCCGACCGCGTCATCATCGGCGGCCTGATCGAGGGCGTGTGGCCGCCGGCGCCGCGGATCGATCCCTGGCTGAGCCGGCCGATGCGGCACGAGCTTGGTCTCGACCTGCCGGAGCGCCGTATCGGCCTCTCCGCGCACGACTTCGCGCAGCTGCTCGGCGGCGGCGAGGTGATCCTCACGCATTCCGCCAAAGCCGGCGGCGCTCCCGCGGTGGCCTCGCGCTTCCTGCACCGGCTCGAGGCCGTCGCCGGCGACGATCTCTGGAAGGCGGCGGTTCGCGCGGGCCAGAAATACTTGCAATTCGCGGGCGCACTGGACCAGCCCGCCAAGGTCGAGCCGATCGAGCAGCCGGAGCCGCGGCCACCGCGCGCGACGCGGCCGCTGCGGATGTCGGTGACCGCGATCGAGGACTGGCTGCGCGATCCCTACACGATCTACGCCAAGTACATCTTGCGGCTCGATGCACTCGATCCCGTGGACATGCCGCTGTCGGCCGCCGATCGCGGCTCGGCGATCCACGATGCGCTCGGCGAGTTCACCGAGACATTCGCCACGCGCCTGCCCGATGATCCCGCCCGCGTGCTGCGCGCGATCGGCGAGAGATACTTCGCGCCGCTGATGGAGCGGCCCGAGGCGCGCGCGCTGTGGTGGCCGCGCTTTCAGCGCATCGCGCAATGGTTCGGCGAGTGGGAGACGGCGCGGCGCGATGCGATCGAGGCGATTACCGCCGAGACCCGCGGCGAGATCTCGATCCCGCTCGACAGCGAGCGCAGCTTTAAGCTCACCGCCCGCGCCGACCGCATCGAGCGGCGCCAGGGCGGCGGCTACGCCATCCTCGACTACAAGACCGGGCAGCCGCCGACCGGCAAGCAGGTCCGCATGGGCCTGTCGCCGCAGCTGACCCTGGAGGCTGCGATCCTGCGCGAGGGTGGTTTCCCCGACATCGACGCCGGCGCGTCGGTCAGCCAGCTCGTCTACGTTCGTCTCAGCGGCAACAATCCGCCGGGCGAGGAGCGCATCCTCGAGCTCAAGTACAAACCGGGCGACGAGCCGCAGCCGCCGGATACGGCTGCAGCCGAAGCGCGGGCCAAGCTGGAAGCGCTGATCCGGGCCTTCGACGATCCGAACCAGCCCTATACCTCGCTGAACCTGCCGATGTGGACCAACCGCTACGGCGCCTATGACGATCTCGCCCGGATCAAGGAATGGTCGGCGGCCGGCGGATTGGGGATCGAGGAATGGTAA
- a CDS encoding metallophosphoesterase: MRFAAIADVHGNYLALEAVLADIRALGVTDIVNLGDMLSGPLDARRTIEILMSLDAVHVLGNHDRYLLDRPPEKMGSWDRPAHAQLNAAQLDWLRAQPMTRVFRDQVFLCHATPKDDEIYWLDTVHPDGTVAQSPLDLIEQFAQGITQSLTLCAHTHLARAVRLRDCRLIVNPGSVGSPGYRDVHPFPHLVEAGTPHARYAILELVDGAWQVTFRQITYDHETMAGLARRNNQPELANALATGWIR; encoded by the coding sequence ATGCGTTTTGCCGCGATCGCCGACGTCCACGGAAACTATCTCGCGCTGGAGGCGGTGCTGGCCGATATCCGCGCGCTTGGGGTCACCGACATCGTCAATCTCGGCGACATGCTGAGCGGCCCGCTCGACGCACGGCGCACCATCGAGATCCTGATGTCGCTGGACGCCGTGCATGTGCTCGGCAATCACGACCGCTATTTGCTCGATCGTCCGCCGGAGAAGATGGGTTCGTGGGACCGCCCGGCGCATGCGCAGCTTAATGCGGCGCAACTCGACTGGCTGCGTGCGCAGCCGATGACGCGCGTGTTTCGGGATCAGGTATTCCTCTGTCACGCAACGCCAAAGGATGACGAAATCTATTGGCTCGACACCGTGCATCCCGACGGCACGGTGGCGCAGTCGCCGCTCGACCTCATCGAGCAGTTCGCACAAGGCATCACGCAATCGCTGACCCTCTGCGCCCACACCCATCTCGCCCGCGCCGTTCGGTTGCGCGATTGCCGATTGATCGTCAATCCCGGCAGCGTCGGCAGCCCCGGCTATCGCGACGTGCATCCGTTTCCGCACCTCGTCGAAGCCGGCACGCCGCACGCGCGCTACGCGATCCTCGAGCTTGTCGACGGTGCCTGGCAGGTGACGTTCCGCCAGATCACCTACGACCATGAAACGATGGCCGGGCTCGCCCGCCGCAACAACCAGCCGGAGCTCGCGAACGCGCTGGCGACGGGGTGGATCAGGTAG
- a CDS encoding PilZ domain-containing protein — translation MAVKTDQRGNNRVVFERGIAAQMMGIDGTWRRECTMEDVSETGAKLTIDGSVEGLHLKEFFLLLSSTGLAYRRCELAWVNGDQIGVNFLKVGDKKKKARSTAVSA, via the coding sequence ATGGCGGTCAAGACGGACCAGCGCGGGAACAACAGGGTTGTGTTCGAACGTGGGATTGCGGCCCAGATGATGGGCATCGACGGCACCTGGCGGCGCGAATGCACCATGGAGGACGTCTCCGAGACCGGCGCCAAGCTGACCATCGACGGCTCGGTCGAAGGCCTGCACCTGAAGGAATTCTTTCTGCTGCTGTCCTCGACCGGACTTGCGTACCGGCGCTGCGAACTGGCCTGGGTGAATGGCGACCAGATCGGCGTCAATTTCCTGAAAGTCGGCGACAAGAAGAAAAAGGCGCGTTCCACAGCCGTGAGTGCGTGA
- a CDS encoding SRPBCC family protein has protein sequence MSDDNIWRHEYAIETSAPAETIWRIFRDVPGWKNWNAGVEQIEIDGPFAVGTWFTMKPPGEEALRSQLIDVRENAGFVDETRVGDLAIKVAHRIERLGPARTRIVYAVDANGPQAAEIGPAVASDFPEVLASLARLAEARDSG, from the coding sequence ATGAGCGACGACAACATCTGGCGACACGAATATGCCATCGAGACGTCTGCACCCGCAGAGACGATTTGGCGCATCTTTCGCGATGTGCCCGGCTGGAAAAATTGGAATGCGGGTGTCGAGCAGATCGAGATTGACGGGCCGTTCGCGGTCGGCACCTGGTTCACGATGAAGCCGCCCGGCGAGGAGGCACTTCGCTCGCAACTGATCGACGTGCGTGAGAACGCCGGCTTCGTCGACGAAACGCGGGTCGGCGATCTCGCCATCAAGGTCGCCCATCGCATCGAGCGGCTGGGCCCCGCGCGCACGCGCATCGTTTACGCTGTCGATGCCAATGGCCCGCAAGCGGCCGAGATCGGTCCAGCCGTTGCGTCGGATTTTCCCGAGGTCCTGGCGAGCCTTGCCAGGCTCGCGGAGGCCAGGGACAGCGGTTAA